TTTGTTTGTTGCTTCTTCTTTAGCTTCGTTTTTCAGTTCTGCGTACAAATCGGGATGACGTTGTTTCAACAATGATGCAACAATCAGGTCTTCCCGGCTGACTTTGGATAAATCGATTTGCTCGATATGAACCAAACGCAACAGTTCGCGAACCGGTTTCGGCATATTCCGACCCGACTCATAACGCGAACCGCCGGACTGGGTTACACCGATTTTGCTCCAGAAATCCATTTGGTTTAAACCCAACTGCTTTCTGATTTCCCGGATATTTTCAATTTTATCAAACGTTTTCATTTTTAGTTCCCCTTACAAAATATAAAATTTAAGTTAGTTATGTATTAAATATTCCAGATAGGAAATTTAATATCGTTGACATTATAGTTACATTTGTCATTATAATCCAATTGAGATATTAAAAGATTTTTTAAATTATTGTGATTATCCGCAAGCAATCTTTTAAAATTACGCTTTTTATTGATATTTCATAAAATTTTGAGAGCCGGGAAGCGATTTTCCCGACTCTCAACTATTTTAAAAACTACCGGTTCAAACGTTTACGGTCTGCCTGTTGCCAGGCTAACCGTTAATATCTCATAGCCGGTTTCTGTTACCAAAACCTCGTGTTCCCATTGTGCGGAAAGCGATCGGTCTTTGGTTACCACCGTCCAGCCGTCGGCCAAAATTCTCAAATGGCGTTTGCCCTGGTTAATCATCGGCTCGATGGTAAAGATCATCCCCGGCTGCAAAACCATGCCTTGGCCTTTTTTGCCATAATGCAACACTTGCGGTTCTTCATGAAAGACGCGGCCGATACCGTGACCGCAAAATTCCTGCACAACGGAATAACCGGCATTTTCGGCAACCTGC
Above is a genomic segment from Neisseria weaveri containing:
- a CDS encoding helix-turn-helix domain-containing protein — its product is MKTFDKIENIREIRKQLGLNQMDFWSKIGVTQSGGSRYESGRNMPKPVRELLRLVHIEQIDLSKVSREDLIVASLLKQRHPDLYAELKNEAKEEATNK